A single region of the Halopiger xanaduensis SH-6 genome encodes:
- a CDS encoding DUF354 domain-containing protein, translating to MKYLFFTNTPAHVHLYKHAVRRLRDRGHEVLVLARDYTCTVDLLEWYELPYAVYGACDTSKGSLLSRLPAHYARAITQARRFDPDLVFGMGGYAAHTGAVLRTPTVLLIDSEPASFDHTISTPFARAVLTPDTFRKNLGRNHYVFPGFKECAYLHPEIYEPNPSIRDRLELGADEPYVILRLNAFGSQHDVGKRGLTADDRRRIVERLGEDATVLVSDESGEADLEGLPARPFDLHPALMHDALAEAELLVADTQTMVTEAALLGTPAIRSNSFVGDDDMGNFVALEEQGLIHNVASADAIVDRAVPLLRSDDVDEKWQRRRNAFLADTVNLTELIVDVATARGRVDGLDALAQFGQRQPAELERSVGVGGD from the coding sequence ATGAAGTACCTGTTTTTCACGAACACCCCGGCACACGTCCATCTGTACAAACACGCCGTCCGGCGGCTGCGCGACCGCGGCCACGAGGTGCTCGTGCTCGCTCGCGACTACACCTGCACGGTCGATCTCCTCGAGTGGTACGAGCTCCCGTACGCGGTGTACGGGGCCTGCGACACCTCGAAGGGGTCGCTCTTGAGCCGCCTGCCGGCCCACTACGCGCGCGCGATCACGCAGGCGCGGCGCTTCGATCCCGATCTCGTCTTCGGCATGGGCGGCTACGCGGCCCACACCGGCGCCGTCCTGCGGACGCCGACGGTCCTGCTCATCGACTCGGAGCCGGCGTCGTTCGACCACACGATCTCGACGCCGTTCGCCCGCGCCGTCCTCACGCCCGACACCTTCCGGAAGAATCTGGGTCGGAACCACTACGTCTTCCCCGGCTTCAAGGAGTGTGCGTACCTCCACCCCGAAATCTACGAGCCGAACCCGTCGATCCGCGACCGCCTCGAGCTCGGGGCCGACGAACCCTACGTCATCCTCCGGCTCAACGCCTTCGGCTCGCAACACGACGTCGGCAAGCGGGGGCTCACGGCCGACGATCGCCGCCGGATCGTCGAGCGCCTCGGCGAGGATGCGACGGTGCTCGTCTCCGACGAGAGCGGCGAGGCCGACCTCGAGGGGCTGCCGGCGCGGCCGTTCGATCTCCACCCCGCGCTGATGCACGACGCCCTCGCCGAAGCCGAATTGTTGGTCGCCGACACCCAGACGATGGTCACCGAGGCTGCACTGCTGGGCACGCCGGCGATCCGCTCGAACTCCTTCGTCGGCGACGACGACATGGGCAACTTCGTCGCGCTCGAGGAGCAGGGCCTGATTCACAACGTGGCCTCGGCCGACGCGATCGTCGACCGCGCGGTGCCGCTGCTCCGGTCCGACGACGTCGACGAGAAGTGGCAGCGCCGGCGCAACGCCTTCCTCGCGGACACGGTGAACCTCACCGAACTGATCGTCGACGTGGCGACCGCACGCGGCCGCGTCGACGGGCTCGACGCCCTCGCCCAGTTCGGCCAGCGACAGCCGGCCGAACTCGAGCGCTCGGTCGGCGTCGGCGGCGACTGA
- a CDS encoding glycosyltransferase, whose protein sequence is MSETTAERTAGTDAPASSDGAGPTDADGGADSTAGRGETSSPADSRARWRRPIPDEADEDEHDDARVLVITGLSHKNERHYGPLADVAGETTLVCLEPERAIDDAEYVQVPEIGPRLLRVLLLFFVALYEGYRNEYDAVASISLLPYGLYALALKAVYGYPAHLGIIGIDLDHHARQWYGAGPRWAFRQFDAISVPGSAHARELVRMGVPEERIEILTNAIDVDTYHPIPADIDAEYDFVWLGRFSAEKDPILFVRALAQLEADGRDFQAAMVGTGSDRTAVIDEIAARGLEDRIDLPGWVDDPLSYYRRSDAFVLTSRRDALPLAMLEAMASGLAPIVPRVGSVPDVVTDGENGIVVPDRTPAAFARAMARCLDDPGYRADLADAAPAVRDEFEMDEASEDWRRILSTLAG, encoded by the coding sequence ATGAGCGAAACGACTGCCGAACGGACGGCTGGAACGGACGCGCCGGCCTCGAGCGACGGCGCTGGACCGACCGACGCGGACGGGGGTGCCGACTCGACCGCTGGTCGCGGCGAGACGTCGTCGCCGGCCGATTCCAGAGCACGCTGGCGACGTCCGATCCCGGACGAGGCCGACGAAGACGAACACGACGACGCTCGCGTGCTCGTGATCACCGGGCTCTCGCACAAGAACGAGCGCCACTACGGCCCGCTCGCGGACGTCGCCGGCGAGACGACGCTCGTCTGTCTCGAGCCCGAGCGCGCGATCGACGACGCCGAGTACGTGCAGGTGCCGGAGATCGGGCCGCGACTCCTGCGGGTCCTCCTGCTGTTCTTCGTGGCCCTCTACGAGGGGTACCGCAACGAGTACGACGCCGTCGCGTCGATCTCGCTGCTGCCGTACGGGCTCTACGCGCTCGCGCTGAAGGCCGTCTACGGCTATCCGGCGCACCTGGGAATCATCGGCATCGACCTCGACCACCACGCTCGGCAGTGGTACGGCGCCGGACCGCGCTGGGCGTTCAGGCAGTTCGACGCGATCTCGGTCCCCGGCTCCGCCCACGCCCGTGAACTCGTCCGAATGGGCGTCCCCGAGGAGCGCATCGAGATCCTGACGAACGCGATCGACGTCGACACCTACCACCCGATTCCGGCGGACATCGACGCCGAGTACGACTTCGTCTGGCTCGGCCGCTTCAGCGCGGAGAAAGACCCCATCCTGTTCGTGAGGGCGCTCGCCCAACTCGAGGCCGACGGCCGCGACTTTCAGGCGGCGATGGTCGGCACTGGCTCCGATCGAACGGCGGTCATCGACGAAATCGCCGCACGTGGCCTCGAGGACCGCATCGATCTGCCGGGCTGGGTCGACGACCCGCTGTCGTACTACCGGCGCTCGGACGCCTTCGTGCTCACCTCGCGGCGCGACGCGCTGCCGCTGGCGATGCTCGAGGCGATGGCGTCGGGCCTCGCGCCGATCGTTCCGCGAGTCGGCTCGGTTCCGGACGTCGTCACCGATGGCGAGAACGGGATCGTCGTTCCCGACCGGACGCCGGCGGCGTTCGCCAGGGCGATGGCCCGGTGTCTCGACGATCCGGGCTACCGGGCGGACCTCGCGGACGCCGCGCCGGCGGTCCGCGACGAGTTCGAGATGGACGAGGCGAGCGAGGACTGGCGGCGGATCCTCTCGACGCTCGCGGGCTAG
- a CDS encoding GNAT family N-acetyltransferase: MDIERLTLAEWGEALPRSGFEVFHDPDALTVLDAHTDAEMRLYGAFKGQQAVGLLPVFVDEKSVGRTVFSPPVSLGVPRLGPIINPNSPKRRKWERINSELAEAVAADLETDKRSTLFRMTCPVGYDDPRPYNWNGFTTEPKFTYVVDLEGCSDVEDAMSGFSKSLRNEMRRYDDLDLTIEQEGIDSAMRIYEDVVVQYEEYDDTAPMTEPFLRDLLSSLDDDRWRVYVARTPDGEYKSGIITLFSNDLAYYWQGGVVASYEHVSVNNLLHRVILEDIVTDPELESVTGYDLVGANTERLCEYKGKFNGELRPYYAVESEGLEMTLAKSVYSTVSGSLK; this comes from the coding sequence ATGGACATCGAACGACTGACGCTCGCCGAGTGGGGCGAGGCGCTGCCCCGGTCCGGGTTCGAGGTGTTCCACGACCCCGACGCGCTGACCGTGCTCGACGCCCACACCGACGCCGAGATGCGCCTCTACGGCGCGTTCAAGGGACAGCAGGCGGTCGGCCTTCTCCCCGTCTTCGTCGACGAGAAGTCCGTCGGCCGCACCGTCTTCTCGCCGCCCGTCTCGCTTGGGGTCCCCCGCTTGGGGCCGATCATCAACCCGAACAGCCCGAAGCGCCGCAAGTGGGAACGGATCAACAGCGAACTCGCCGAGGCCGTCGCCGCCGACCTCGAGACCGACAAGCGCTCGACGCTGTTCCGGATGACCTGCCCGGTCGGCTACGACGATCCCCGTCCCTACAACTGGAACGGCTTCACCACGGAGCCGAAGTTCACCTACGTCGTCGACCTCGAGGGCTGTTCGGACGTCGAGGACGCGATGTCGGGGTTCAGCAAGAGCCTCCGCAACGAGATGCGCCGCTACGACGATCTCGACCTGACGATCGAGCAGGAGGGGATCGATTCGGCGATGCGGATCTACGAGGACGTCGTCGTCCAGTACGAAGAGTACGACGACACCGCGCCGATGACCGAACCCTTCCTCCGCGATCTGCTCTCGTCGCTCGACGACGACCGCTGGCGGGTCTACGTCGCCCGGACGCCGGACGGCGAGTACAAGAGCGGCATCATCACGCTGTTCTCGAACGATCTGGCCTACTACTGGCAGGGCGGCGTCGTCGCGTCCTACGAGCACGTCAGCGTCAACAACCTCCTCCACCGGGTCATCCTCGAGGACATCGTCACCGATCCGGAACTCGAGTCGGTGACGGGGTACGATCTGGTCGGCGCGAACACCGAACGGCTCTGCGAGTACAAGGGGAAGTTCAACGGCGAACTCCGGCCCTACTACGCGGTCGAATCGGAGGGGCTCGAGATGACGCTCGCGAAGTCCGTCTACAGCACCGTGAGCGGCTCGCTGAAGTGA
- a CDS encoding flippase, translated as MPETDKLVSGFKANLAAKVVEVGVNGLLVLLLTNVFLTTEEYGLLYLAISICSVAIFFSRMGFAKSAARYVTEFRETDPSKIPFIVRRALTFNVIAIAVVAGTVLAFRGPIAAQFGEPDLVWLLTIGFLFIVARTLHSFGYFLCQGFNRVSWSALLLIVANLGILASVLSLLALGFGVAGALFGYVVGYALSATLGLTVLYRWVSGADWNATGETAATGSTDGEGASSAGSDDADETENLTRRIFEYSLPLTVTGAASILYKRVDIVLVGAILSPVAVGYYTLAKQLTEFVTAPASSLGFALAPAYGESKSSDNLERAAEIYHTTFEYNLLFYVPAAAGIALVADPAVRYVFGDGYLGAIPIVQVLAAFVVLQSINKITDDALDFLGRARHRALSKGGTAALNFVLNLVLLPTIGVVGAALSTVISYAIMVGINIYLIHSELSLPLRSLFRTALTVCSIAGGMSLIVVLGLPYVSSVASLLAIVLLGVVSWLALAVTSGLLDLRRAVAQLS; from the coding sequence ATGCCCGAAACCGACAAGCTCGTCAGCGGGTTCAAGGCGAATCTGGCCGCCAAGGTCGTCGAAGTCGGCGTCAACGGCCTGCTCGTGCTCCTCTTGACGAACGTCTTCCTGACGACGGAGGAGTACGGCCTGCTGTACCTGGCGATTTCGATCTGCAGCGTGGCGATTTTCTTCAGCCGGATGGGGTTCGCCAAGTCGGCCGCGCGGTACGTCACCGAGTTCCGCGAGACGGATCCGTCGAAGATTCCGTTCATCGTCCGCCGCGCGCTGACGTTCAACGTGATCGCGATCGCGGTCGTCGCGGGGACGGTCCTCGCGTTCCGCGGGCCGATCGCCGCGCAGTTCGGCGAGCCCGACCTGGTCTGGCTGCTCACGATCGGATTCCTCTTTATCGTCGCCCGGACGCTCCACTCGTTCGGGTACTTCCTCTGTCAGGGCTTCAACCGCGTCTCCTGGAGCGCGCTGCTGTTGATCGTCGCGAACCTCGGCATCCTCGCGTCCGTCCTGTCGCTGCTCGCGCTCGGGTTCGGCGTCGCCGGGGCGCTGTTCGGCTACGTCGTCGGCTACGCGCTGAGCGCGACGCTCGGGCTGACCGTCCTCTACCGGTGGGTGTCGGGCGCCGATTGGAACGCGACCGGTGAGACGGCCGCGACCGGGTCGACCGATGGGGAGGGAGCCTCGTCGGCCGGGAGTGACGACGCCGACGAGACCGAGAACCTCACCCGCCGCATCTTCGAGTACAGCCTCCCGCTCACCGTCACCGGCGCCGCGTCGATCCTCTACAAGCGCGTCGACATCGTGCTCGTCGGGGCGATCCTCTCCCCCGTCGCCGTCGGGTACTACACCCTGGCCAAGCAACTGACCGAGTTCGTGACGGCGCCCGCGAGCTCGCTCGGGTTCGCGCTCGCGCCCGCCTACGGCGAATCGAAGTCCAGCGACAACCTCGAGCGGGCCGCCGAGATCTACCATACGACGTTCGAGTACAACCTGCTCTTCTACGTCCCCGCCGCCGCCGGGATCGCCTTGGTTGCGGATCCTGCTGTCCGATACGTCTTCGGCGACGGCTATCTCGGCGCGATTCCGATCGTGCAGGTGCTCGCGGCGTTCGTCGTCCTCCAGTCGATCAACAAGATCACCGACGACGCGCTCGATTTCCTCGGACGCGCCCGCCACAGGGCGCTTTCGAAGGGCGGAACGGCGGCGCTCAACTTCGTTCTCAACCTGGTCCTCCTGCCGACGATCGGCGTCGTCGGCGCGGCGCTGTCGACGGTGATCAGCTACGCGATCATGGTCGGAATCAACATCTACCTCATCCACTCCGAACTGTCCCTCCCGCTCCGGTCGCTCTTCCGGACGGCCCTGACCGTCTGCAGTATCGCAGGCGGCATGTCCCTGATCGTCGTGCTCGGCTTGCCCTACGTCTCGAGCGTCGCCTCCCTGCTCGCGATCGTCCTCCTCGGCGTCGTCAGTTGGCTCGCGCTGGCGGTCACCAGCGGCCTGCTGGATCTGCGCCGGGCCGTCGCGCAACTGAGTTAA
- a CDS encoding DUF1616 domain-containing protein → MKDLLIRTVRPVVAVGQGTRRLVTRTPTDLVAVAGFVAVATLLLTVVDIGSPVVRAAVGFPLLFLAPGYAIVAALFPRAAPLEASTGFGIGQMRDVTEVERAALAFGLSFASLPLIGLTAAALSLEFTGPVVVGAVSGFVLLTVAVATVRRFRVPAQDRYRLRLLRKVGAARAAIVDRGSIAYTAVNVVLIVSMVIALTSVGYALVSPQQAEQYTDLRLLGEDDGGELVAGNYTTEIESGESVPLTIAVENQEGSTTEYTAVVQEQWLEDGSVLERTDHQRVEYSVGDGETATAERSVTPTAESGEVRIAVLLYEGDVPDTPTVDNAYRSGYLWVEINDDLEAESDG, encoded by the coding sequence ATGAAAGACCTCCTGATTCGAACGGTTCGGCCGGTCGTCGCCGTCGGCCAGGGAACCAGACGCCTCGTCACACGAACGCCGACCGATCTGGTCGCCGTCGCCGGATTCGTCGCCGTCGCGACCCTCCTCCTGACGGTCGTCGATATCGGCTCCCCGGTCGTGCGAGCCGCGGTCGGTTTTCCGCTATTGTTCCTCGCACCCGGCTACGCGATCGTCGCCGCGCTGTTCCCCCGCGCCGCCCCGCTCGAGGCGTCGACGGGCTTCGGCATCGGCCAAATGCGAGACGTAACTGAGGTCGAACGCGCCGCGCTCGCGTTCGGCCTGAGCTTCGCGTCGCTGCCGCTGATCGGGCTGACCGCCGCGGCCCTGTCGCTCGAGTTTACGGGTCCCGTCGTCGTCGGGGCCGTGAGCGGGTTCGTGCTGCTGACCGTCGCGGTTGCTACGGTCCGTCGGTTCCGCGTCCCTGCCCAGGATCGCTACCGGCTCCGGCTGCTCCGCAAGGTCGGGGCCGCCCGCGCCGCGATCGTCGATCGCGGATCAATCGCGTACACGGCGGTCAACGTCGTCCTGATCGTCAGCATGGTGATCGCGCTGACGAGCGTCGGCTACGCGCTCGTCTCGCCCCAGCAGGCCGAGCAGTACACCGACCTCCGACTCCTCGGCGAGGACGACGGGGGCGAGCTCGTTGCAGGGAACTACACGACCGAGATCGAGTCCGGGGAGTCCGTCCCGCTCACGATCGCCGTGGAGAACCAAGAAGGGTCGACAACTGAGTACACGGCCGTCGTCCAGGAGCAGTGGCTCGAGGACGGCTCGGTACTCGAGCGGACGGACCACCAGCGCGTCGAGTACAGCGTCGGCGACGGCGAGACCGCGACCGCCGAGCGGTCGGTGACACCGACCGCCGAGAGCGGCGAGGTCCGCATCGCGGTACTGCTCTACGAGGGCGACGTGCCGGACACGCCGACCGTCGACAACGCGTACCGGTCGGGCTACCTCTGGGTCGAGATCAACGACGATCTCGAGGCGGAGTCGGACGGGTAG
- a CDS encoding GNAT family N-acetyltransferase codes for MSIDVRVATDEDREKWNRYVEQSPQGTLCHELEALRVQADYSDATLHPLIGFKGQEPVGLFPVFEINKQFVTTAFSPPPHLRVPYLGPAFLNMAKLKQRKRERRRQRFMDGCFEWIQSELAPKYGHIRTATAFEDSRPFKWNEYDATPEYTYAVDLTLDEDDLLMTFSSDARSNIRNTDDAYEIEVGGPEEIRLIHEQVKNRYESQDIGFDVPVEFVLDLAEQSANGHVRPYTLRVDGDFIGGILALEYGGTTGRWMGGVRTDADVDVATNDLLDWSIMQDGLENGLETYDLVGADTRRINRYKAKFNPELRTYYSLEYGKWGMRRLASLYDSVK; via the coding sequence ATGAGCATCGACGTCCGCGTCGCGACCGACGAGGACCGCGAGAAGTGGAACCGGTACGTCGAGCAATCACCGCAGGGAACGCTGTGTCACGAACTCGAGGCGCTGCGGGTGCAGGCCGACTACTCGGATGCGACCTTACACCCGCTGATCGGGTTCAAGGGACAGGAACCGGTGGGGCTGTTTCCGGTCTTCGAAATCAACAAGCAGTTCGTGACGACGGCGTTCTCGCCGCCGCCGCACCTCCGGGTCCCCTACCTCGGGCCGGCGTTCCTGAACATGGCGAAGCTAAAGCAACGCAAGCGCGAGCGGCGCCGCCAGCGGTTCATGGACGGCTGCTTCGAGTGGATCCAGTCGGAACTGGCGCCGAAGTACGGTCACATCCGGACCGCCACGGCGTTCGAGGACTCGCGGCCGTTCAAGTGGAACGAGTACGACGCGACGCCGGAGTACACCTACGCGGTCGATCTCACCCTCGACGAGGACGACCTGCTGATGACCTTCAGCAGCGACGCGCGGAGTAACATCCGCAACACCGACGACGCCTACGAGATCGAGGTCGGCGGCCCCGAAGAAATCCGGCTGATCCACGAGCAGGTGAAGAACCGCTACGAATCCCAGGATATCGGCTTCGACGTGCCGGTCGAGTTCGTCCTCGATCTCGCCGAACAGTCCGCGAACGGCCACGTTCGGCCCTACACCCTCCGCGTGGACGGCGACTTTATCGGCGGCATCCTGGCGCTCGAGTACGGCGGCACGACCGGCCGATGGATGGGCGGCGTCCGAACCGACGCCGACGTCGACGTGGCCACGAACGACCTGCTCGACTGGTCGATCATGCAGGACGGCCTCGAGAACGGGCTCGAGACGTACGACCTCGTGGGCGCGGATACGCGCCGGATCAACCGATACAAGGCGAAGTTCAATCCCGAACTGCGGACCTACTACAGCCTCGAGTACGGGAAGTGGGGGATGCGGCGGCTCGCGTCGCTGTACGATAGCGTCAAGTAA
- a CDS encoding RDD family protein has protein sequence MVGSRRSTLNHAGLLERGVAWFVDGIVMFILLFVAIVLVLLLFSPDGAPAEAAEGIAAIIGLVASTAYYMVTEAKWGRTPGKMLLGLRVVHLDGRPCTGSGAVIRNITKVLGGSSLFPVVIAILLVLSSDDNQRLGDMLGDTTVVHA, from the coding sequence ATGGTTGGTTCCCGACGTTCGACCCTAAATCACGCGGGCCTCCTCGAGCGAGGCGTCGCGTGGTTCGTCGACGGTATCGTCATGTTCATCCTGTTGTTCGTCGCGATCGTGCTGGTGCTCCTCCTGTTTTCGCCGGACGGTGCGCCGGCCGAAGCGGCAGAAGGGATCGCGGCGATCATCGGACTCGTCGCCTCGACGGCGTACTACATGGTCACCGAAGCGAAGTGGGGACGGACGCCCGGAAAGATGCTGCTCGGGCTTCGCGTCGTCCACCTTGACGGACGGCCGTGTACCGGCTCCGGTGCCGTCATCCGAAATATCACGAAGGTCCTCGGCGGCTCGTCGCTGTTCCCGGTAGTAATCGCGATCTTGCTCGTGCTGTCGAGCGACGATAACCAGCGGCTCGGCGACATGCTCGGGGATACGACGGTCGTGCACGCGTAA
- a CDS encoding alkaline phosphatase family protein codes for MDDGSSLQTLLVGIDAACDRVLAPMFEDGDLPALESIYEQGVSSSLESQIPPWTASAWPSLYTGKNPGKHGVFGFLSFDGYDWDVVNASDVRERALWELLDDHGLTSVVVNVPVTHPPREFDGALIPGYTAPEDPDCHPSGLLEEVRDEIGEYRVYPDEDAADLGTAYVDCARMRGEAFRYLADRFDPAFGFLEFQGTDSIFHEEPENDEAIRSIYREVDRQLATILESHDPDTVIVASDHGMGPYDGYEFRVNDYLRDEGLVATENGGDGMPTWATVRDDSLKRGEDSTEYDPGAAERAMAAAAKAGLTSQRIGRLLERLGIYDLVAAYAPTGLVNAGATQVDFPESTAYVRSRIELGVRLNLEGREPNGVVPREEYETVRTRVIDALRSATTPDGEPVFEAVRPREEFFHGPESEHAVDIVTIPADFEHLLSATLRDEPFGPPSEPWNHKLGGTFAARGAAIDSAADLGDPHLFDVAPTVLASLGVPIDDRMDGQPLPCVDSPGTQSYSRADDRNAVATADEAVEDRLADLGYLE; via the coding sequence ATGGACGACGGATCTTCCCTCCAAACGCTGCTCGTCGGCATCGACGCCGCCTGCGACCGCGTGTTGGCACCGATGTTCGAGGACGGCGACCTCCCGGCGCTCGAGTCGATCTACGAGCAGGGGGTGAGTAGCTCGCTCGAGTCCCAGATTCCCCCGTGGACGGCCTCGGCTTGGCCGTCGCTGTACACCGGCAAGAACCCCGGAAAACACGGCGTCTTCGGCTTTCTCTCCTTCGACGGCTACGACTGGGACGTGGTCAACGCCAGCGACGTCCGCGAGCGGGCGCTGTGGGAACTGCTCGACGACCACGGGCTCACGAGCGTCGTCGTCAACGTTCCCGTCACGCACCCACCGCGGGAGTTCGACGGCGCGTTGATCCCCGGCTACACCGCGCCGGAAGACCCCGACTGCCATCCCTCGGGGCTCCTCGAGGAGGTCCGCGACGAGATCGGCGAGTACCGCGTCTACCCCGACGAGGACGCGGCTGACCTCGGAACGGCCTACGTCGACTGCGCGCGGATGCGCGGCGAGGCGTTCCGGTACCTCGCCGACCGCTTCGATCCGGCGTTCGGCTTCCTCGAGTTCCAGGGAACCGACTCGATCTTCCACGAGGAACCCGAGAACGACGAGGCGATCCGATCGATCTACCGCGAGGTCGACCGCCAGCTCGCCACGATCCTCGAGTCCCACGACCCCGACACCGTGATCGTCGCGAGCGATCACGGGATGGGGCCCTACGACGGCTACGAGTTTCGGGTCAACGACTACCTCCGCGATGAGGGGCTCGTTGCGACCGAAAACGGCGGCGACGGGATGCCCACGTGGGCGACGGTTCGGGACGACAGCCTCAAGCGGGGCGAAGACAGCACCGAGTACGATCCCGGCGCCGCCGAACGCGCAATGGCGGCCGCCGCGAAGGCCGGCCTCACGAGCCAGCGCATCGGACGGCTCCTCGAGCGACTCGGGATCTACGACCTCGTCGCGGCCTACGCCCCGACCGGCCTCGTCAACGCGGGCGCGACGCAGGTCGACTTCCCGGAATCGACGGCCTACGTCCGCTCGCGGATCGAACTCGGCGTCCGGCTCAACCTCGAGGGACGGGAGCCGAACGGCGTCGTTCCCCGAGAGGAGTACGAGACGGTCCGAACGCGCGTCATCGACGCGCTGCGCTCGGCGACGACGCCCGACGGCGAGCCCGTGTTCGAGGCGGTGCGCCCGCGCGAGGAGTTCTTCCACGGCCCCGAAAGCGAGCACGCGGTCGATATCGTGACGATCCCGGCCGACTTCGAGCACCTCCTCTCGGCGACGCTGCGGGACGAGCCGTTCGGCCCGCCGTCGGAGCCGTGGAACCACAAACTCGGGGGGACCTTCGCGGCCCGCGGCGCGGCGATCGATTCGGCGGCCGACCTTGGCGACCCGCACCTGTTCGACGTGGCGCCGACCGTTTTGGCGTCGCTGGGCGTCCCGATCGACGACCGGATGGACGGCCAGCCGCTTCCCTGCGTCGACTCGCCGGGGACGCAGTCGTACTCGCGGGCCGACGACCGGAACGCCGTCGCGACCGCCGACGAGGCGGTCGAGGATCGACTCGCCGATCTGGGCTACCTCGAGTGA
- a CDS encoding ZIP family metal transporter yields the protein MTLFENLALVFVAGLVTALATGLGALPFLFFESISDRRNVVLWGIASGIMLSASVFGLVDEGLAEGTPGQLLVGLAAGVVLVIVAHEILLDIDIDPRAYEEANFKKLVLILGILTVHSFPEGVAIGVSFADLGLEGGIALFGFTVPLLAIFMTVAISIHNVPEGTAIAIPLSSMGVDDWKLVWWAVFSSLPQPVGAVVAFSFVRVAREFLPYGFGFAAGAMIYLVLTEFIPEALDLGEGLPGGGRRELVGGLAVGVAVMLPLLSI from the coding sequence ATGACGCTTTTCGAGAACCTCGCGCTGGTGTTCGTCGCCGGACTCGTCACCGCGCTGGCGACCGGACTCGGGGCGCTCCCGTTCCTCTTCTTCGAGTCGATCAGCGACCGCCGGAACGTCGTACTGTGGGGGATCGCGTCGGGCATCATGCTCTCGGCGTCCGTGTTCGGTCTCGTCGACGAGGGGCTGGCCGAGGGGACGCCGGGCCAACTGCTCGTCGGCTTGGCCGCCGGCGTCGTCCTCGTTATCGTCGCTCACGAGATTCTACTCGACATCGACATCGATCCGCGCGCGTACGAGGAGGCGAACTTCAAGAAACTCGTGCTCATCCTCGGCATCCTGACCGTCCACAGCTTTCCGGAGGGGGTCGCCATCGGCGTCTCATTCGCCGATCTCGGCCTCGAGGGCGGGATCGCGCTGTTCGGCTTCACGGTGCCGCTGCTGGCGATCTTCATGACGGTCGCGATCTCGATCCACAACGTCCCCGAGGGGACCGCGATCGCGATTCCGCTCTCCTCGATGGGCGTCGACGACTGGAAGCTCGTCTGGTGGGCCGTCTTCTCGAGTCTGCCCCAACCGGTCGGCGCCGTCGTCGCCTTTAGTTTCGTCCGCGTCGCGCGCGAGTTTCTCCCCTACGGCTTCGGCTTCGCCGCGGGTGCGATGATCTATCTCGTCCTCACCGAGTTCATCCCGGAGGCGCTCGACCTTGGCGAGGGACTGCCGGGCGGCGGCCGGCGGGAACTCGTCGGCGGGCTCGCCGTCGGCGTCGCGGTTATGCTTCCCCTGCTATCGATCTGA